A genomic window from Pseudomonas alcaligenes includes:
- a CDS encoding putative quinol monooxygenase produces MKPTIVSLARFQAAQGHGEELGLRLGELLLRARADTACLGCELERQGEAWLLRGHWASPQALEAHLQLPHMQALGRLLGGGLVRHLQLSLAPPP; encoded by the coding sequence ATGAAGCCAACGATAGTCAGCCTGGCCCGTTTCCAGGCTGCGCAAGGTCATGGCGAAGAGCTGGGGCTGCGTCTGGGCGAGCTGCTGCTGCGGGCGCGCGCCGATACCGCCTGCCTGGGCTGCGAACTGGAGCGCCAGGGCGAGGCCTGGCTGCTGCGTGGCCACTGGGCCTCGCCGCAGGCGCTGGAGGCGCACTTGCAGCTGCCGCACATGCAGGCACTCGGCCGGCTGCTTGGCGGTGGCCTGGTGCGCCACTTGCAACTGAGCCTGGCGCCGCCCCCGTAG
- a CDS encoding I78 family peptidase inhibitor, with translation MNRILPLPALLAGALLAGCASSPQQDSAGAAKGDGRCNAEPVQYLLEERITTDLAERARIESGAAHLRVTHPNQPVTLDYNPQRLNIDIDDDDIIIRLSCG, from the coding sequence ATGAACCGAATCCTGCCCCTTCCCGCCCTGCTTGCCGGCGCCCTGCTCGCCGGCTGCGCCTCCAGCCCGCAGCAGGACAGCGCCGGCGCCGCCAAGGGCGACGGCCGCTGCAACGCCGAGCCGGTGCAGTACCTGCTGGAGGAGCGCATCACCACCGACCTGGCCGAGCGCGCGCGCATCGAGTCCGGCGCCGCGCACCTGCGGGTGACCCATCCCAACCAGCCGGTGACCCTGGACTACAACCCGCAGCGGCTGAACATCGATATCGACGATGACGACATCATCATCCGCCTGAGCTGCGGCTGA
- a CDS encoding short chain dehydrogenase, whose amino-acid sequence MKIILVGASGTIGQAIDRELRERHDIVRVGRNSGELQVDITDPASIRRLFEQTGPFDALISAAGNAHFGALEELTAKEFAVGLDDKLMGQINLVLIGREFANDGASFTLTSGVLSEDPIRYGAAVSTVNAALDGFVRAAAIELPRGLRINGVSPTILEESLPAYGPYFRGFKAVPAATVALAYAKSAEGRQTGQVYRVL is encoded by the coding sequence ATGAAAATCATCCTCGTCGGTGCCAGCGGCACCATCGGCCAGGCCATCGACCGCGAGCTGCGCGAACGCCACGACATCGTCCGCGTTGGCCGCAACAGCGGCGAGCTGCAGGTGGACATCACTGACCCGGCCTCGATCCGCCGCCTGTTCGAGCAGACCGGCCCGTTCGACGCGCTGATCAGCGCCGCCGGCAACGCCCATTTCGGCGCGCTGGAGGAACTCACCGCCAAGGAGTTTGCCGTGGGCCTGGACGACAAGCTGATGGGCCAGATCAACCTGGTGCTGATCGGCCGCGAGTTCGCCAACGACGGTGCCTCCTTCACCCTCACCTCCGGCGTGCTCAGCGAAGACCCGATCCGCTACGGCGCGGCGGTCAGCACGGTGAACGCCGCGCTGGACGGCTTCGTCCGCGCCGCCGCCATCGAGTTGCCGCGCGGCCTGCGCATCAACGGCGTGAGCCCGACCATCCTCGAGGAGTCGCTGCCGGCCTACGGCCCCTACTTCCGCGGCTTCAAGGCGGTACCGGCGGCCACGGTGGCGCTGGCCTACGCCAAGAGCGCCGAGGGCCGGCAGACCGGCCAGGTCTACCGCGTGCTCTGA
- a CDS encoding LysR family transcriptional regulator → MSELEDLVAFALLVEAGSFTAAAERLGCSKGQLSKRISGLERSLGSQLLHRTTRRLHLTAAGAALLPEAQALQAQAQRARQAVRSLQDEVAGTVRLTVPVSLGETFFDALLLDFASRYPRVRVELDLANAYRDLLADGFDLAIRSGVEQDERLVARPLFALQEITCAAPAYLARHPAPQTPAELSRHQCLLNTHYSGFEQWLYHLQHRLERVPVSGQLASNHYSLLKKAALSGAGIARLPSYMVQDELADGRLLWLLRDYQTRSTPVFLVHPWQGALPRRTQALVDYLLGWFERSRLALDGLNA, encoded by the coding sequence ATGAGCGAGCTGGAAGACCTGGTCGCCTTCGCCCTGCTGGTCGAGGCCGGCAGCTTCACCGCCGCCGCCGAGCGCCTGGGCTGCAGCAAGGGCCAGTTGTCCAAGCGCATCAGCGGCCTGGAGCGCAGCCTCGGCAGCCAGCTGCTGCACCGCACCACGCGGCGCCTGCACCTGACCGCCGCTGGCGCCGCCCTGTTGCCCGAGGCCCAGGCGCTGCAGGCCCAGGCCCAGCGCGCGCGGCAGGCGGTGCGCAGCCTGCAGGACGAGGTGGCCGGCACTGTGCGCCTGACCGTGCCGGTGTCGCTCGGCGAGACCTTCTTCGATGCGCTGCTGCTGGATTTCGCCAGCCGCTACCCGCGGGTGCGCGTCGAGCTGGACCTGGCCAACGCCTACCGCGATCTGCTGGCCGACGGCTTCGACCTGGCCATCCGCTCCGGCGTGGAACAGGACGAGCGCCTGGTGGCGCGGCCGCTGTTCGCCCTGCAGGAGATCACCTGCGCCGCGCCGGCCTACCTGGCGCGCCACCCGGCGCCGCAGACGCCGGCCGAGCTGAGTCGGCACCAGTGCCTACTGAATACCCACTACAGCGGTTTCGAGCAGTGGCTGTACCACCTCCAGCACCGCCTGGAGCGGGTGCCGGTGTCCGGGCAGCTGGCCAGCAACCACTACAGCCTGCTGAAGAAGGCGGCGCTGAGCGGCGCCGGCATCGCCCGCCTGCCGTCCTACATGGTCCAGGACGAGCTGGCCGATGGTCGCCTGCTATGGCTGCTGCGCGACTACCAGACGCGCAGCACCCCGGTGTTCCTCGTGCACCCCTGGCAGGGCGCCCTGCCGCGCCGGACCCAGGCGCTGGTGGACTACCTGCTGGGCTGGTTCGAGCGCAGCCGCCTGGCGCTGGACGGCCTCAACGCCTGA
- a CDS encoding LysR family transcriptional regulator: MNIANKDLNLLLVFHVLYQERNASLAAARMALSQPALSHKLNKLRHELGDALFVRAPRGLTPTPRAHELAPLVQGLVAELEAFYDQCEGRDFLQRAERIHLYTTDYIEQTLLPALLPRLREQAPNLLLITHNTRGLLPREELEKGTCDLAIAGFYANLPDTFRQQRLLSEDFVVLAARDHPLLAGGLDLPAYLACEHLLTTLTGDLNGLVDRALQAQGQTRRVAAGLSSFIAPSRLVRGSELLLTCLRSVAEEAVARDASLVLHPLPAGLELPQVEVMQIWHERTDADRLRRWLRQQIQQVASELRR, encoded by the coding sequence GTGAATATCGCCAACAAGGACCTCAACCTGCTGCTGGTCTTCCACGTGCTCTACCAGGAGCGCAACGCCTCGCTGGCCGCCGCGCGCATGGCGCTGAGCCAGCCGGCGCTGAGCCACAAGCTGAACAAGCTGCGCCACGAGCTGGGCGATGCGCTGTTCGTGCGCGCCCCGCGCGGCCTCACGCCAACGCCGCGGGCCCATGAGCTGGCGCCGCTGGTGCAGGGTCTGGTGGCCGAGCTGGAGGCCTTCTACGACCAGTGCGAGGGCCGCGACTTCCTGCAGCGCGCCGAGCGCATCCACCTCTACACCACCGACTACATCGAGCAGACCCTGCTGCCTGCCCTGTTGCCGCGCCTGCGCGAGCAGGCGCCCAACCTGCTGCTGATCACCCACAACACCCGCGGCCTGCTGCCGCGCGAGGAGCTGGAGAAAGGCACCTGCGACCTGGCCATCGCCGGCTTCTACGCCAACCTGCCGGACACCTTCCGCCAGCAGCGCCTGCTCTCCGAGGACTTCGTGGTGCTGGCCGCGCGCGACCATCCGCTCCTGGCCGGGGGGCTCGACCTGCCGGCCTACCTGGCCTGCGAACACCTGCTGACCACCCTCACCGGCGACCTCAACGGCCTGGTCGACCGCGCCCTGCAGGCCCAGGGGCAAACGCGCCGGGTGGCGGCCGGGCTGTCCAGCTTCATCGCGCCGAGCCGCCTGGTGCGCGGCAGCGAACTGTTGCTGACCTGCCTGCGCTCGGTGGCCGAGGAGGCGGTGGCGCGCGACGCCTCGCTGGTGCTGCACCCCCTGCCGGCCGGCCTGGAATTGCCACAGGTGGAGGTGATGCAGATCTGGCACGAGCGCACCGACGCCGACCGCCTGCGCCGCTGGCTGCGCCAGCAGATCCAGCAGGTAGCGAGCGAACTCAGGCGTTGA
- a CDS encoding type 1 glutamine amidotransferase domain-containing protein: MKTFHPLALAVLASLAATAATAAVAAEPKGQVLVLLSSENQLALKDGQHYATGYYLNEFGVPADRLLKAGYELVLVTPRGNAPSVDQKSVDPQYFGGDAAEMQRIQQVVAGLPGIDDSLSLDEVLAGDLGQYEGLFIPGGHAPLIDLANNPQVGTLLRHFHQAGKPTAAICHGPIALLAAQADPQGYEAALVRGERPAAADWTYQGYRMTIFSDPEEAVFESSLDGARIRYYPAPAMAAAGGDMQYAKAWQPHVVVDRELITGQNPFSDKALAEALINQLEAR, from the coding sequence ATGAAGACCTTCCACCCGCTGGCCCTGGCCGTGCTCGCTAGTCTCGCCGCCACTGCCGCCACTGCCGCCGTCGCCGCCGAGCCCAAGGGCCAGGTGCTGGTGCTGCTGTCCAGCGAGAACCAGCTGGCGCTCAAGGATGGCCAGCACTACGCCACCGGCTACTACCTCAACGAGTTCGGCGTGCCGGCCGACCGCCTGCTCAAGGCCGGCTACGAGCTGGTGCTGGTGACGCCCAGGGGCAATGCGCCGAGCGTGGATCAGAAGTCCGTCGACCCGCAGTACTTCGGCGGCGACGCGGCCGAGATGCAGCGCATCCAGCAGGTGGTGGCCGGGCTGCCGGGCATCGACGACAGCCTGTCGCTCGACGAGGTGCTGGCCGGTGACCTGGGGCAGTACGAGGGGTTGTTCATCCCCGGTGGCCACGCGCCGCTGATCGACCTGGCCAACAACCCGCAGGTCGGCACCCTGCTGCGCCATTTCCACCAGGCCGGCAAGCCCACTGCCGCCATCTGCCACGGCCCCATTGCGCTGCTGGCGGCGCAAGCTGATCCACAGGGCTATGAGGCGGCGCTGGTGCGCGGCGAGCGACCGGCGGCCGCGGACTGGACCTACCAGGGCTACCGCATGACCATCTTCTCCGACCCGGAGGAGGCGGTGTTCGAGAGCTCCCTGGATGGCGCACGCATCCGCTACTACCCGGCTCCGGCAATGGCCGCCGCCGGTGGCGACATGCAATACGCCAAGGCCTGGCAGCCGCACGTGGTGGTCGACCGCGAGCTGATCACCGGGCAGAACCCCTTCTCCGACAAGGCCCTGGCCGAGGCCCTGATCAATCAGCTGGAGGCGCGCTGA
- a CDS encoding type 1 glutamine amidotransferase domain-containing protein: protein MKILLVLTSHDQLGNTGHKTGFWLEEFASPYYVFKDAGAQITLASPKGGQPPIDPKSDAPDAQTAATRRFAEDAEAQQLLATSVPLTQVRAEDFDALFYPGGHGPLWDLAEDATSIALIERFIALGKPVGAVCHAPGVLRHVKAADGTPLVRGKRVTGFSNSEEAAVELTDVVPFLVEDMLKAHGGVYGRAADWHSHVEVDGLLVTGQNPASSDASAEALLTLVERN from the coding sequence ATGAAGATTCTGCTGGTACTCACCTCCCACGACCAACTCGGCAACACCGGGCACAAGACCGGCTTCTGGCTGGAGGAATTCGCCTCGCCCTATTACGTGTTCAAGGACGCCGGGGCGCAGATCACCCTGGCCTCGCCCAAGGGCGGCCAGCCGCCGATCGACCCGAAGAGCGATGCCCCGGATGCGCAGACCGCCGCCACCCGGCGCTTTGCCGAGGACGCCGAGGCGCAGCAACTGCTAGCCACCAGCGTGCCGCTGACGCAGGTGCGCGCCGAAGACTTCGATGCGCTGTTCTACCCTGGCGGCCATGGCCCGCTCTGGGATCTGGCCGAGGACGCCACTTCCATCGCCCTGATCGAGCGCTTCATCGCCCTCGGCAAGCCGGTGGGTGCGGTCTGCCACGCGCCGGGCGTGCTGCGCCACGTCAAGGCCGCGGACGGTACGCCGCTGGTGCGCGGCAAGCGCGTCACCGGCTTCAGCAACAGCGAAGAGGCCGCGGTGGAACTGACCGACGTGGTGCCCTTCCTGGTCGAGGACATGCTCAAGGCCCATGGCGGCGTCTATGGCCGGGCGGCCGACTGGCACAGCCATGTCGAGGTCGACGGCCTGCTGGTCACCGGGCAGAATCCCGCCTCCTCGGACGCCAGTGCCGAGGCCCTGCTGACCCTTGTGGAACGGAACTGA
- a CDS encoding VOC family protein, with product MKYLHTMVRVRDLDASLRFYRDALGLEVLKQREYPQGRFTLVYLAAPGDADAQVELTYNWDPEDYGSARNFGHLAYAVDDIYAACRRLQEHGVTINRPPRDGHMAFVRSPDQISIELLQKGEPLAPAEPWVSMPNVGSW from the coding sequence ATGAAATACCTGCACACCATGGTGCGCGTCCGTGATCTGGATGCCTCCCTGCGCTTCTACCGCGATGCCCTCGGCCTGGAAGTGCTCAAGCAGCGCGAATACCCCCAGGGCCGCTTCACCCTGGTCTACCTGGCCGCCCCGGGCGATGCGGATGCCCAGGTCGAGCTGACCTACAACTGGGACCCCGAGGACTACGGCAGCGCGCGCAACTTCGGCCACCTGGCCTATGCGGTGGACGATATCTACGCCGCCTGCCGGCGTCTGCAGGAACACGGCGTGACCATCAACCGCCCGCCGCGTGACGGCCACATGGCCTTCGTGCGCTCGCCGGACCAGATCTCCATCGAGCTGCTGCAGAAGGGCGAGCCGCTGGCGCCGGCCGAACCCTGGGTGT